AAAATATGAAAAATGTCAAAAAAATATTATAGCAATATGAGAAATTTCAAAATTGTAATATTATCGTAATAAAAAATAGAATTTTCTTATGATTTGATATTATCAAGTCTCGAGAGTAAATATTATAAAAATATGAAAATTTTTTAAAAATATATTACGAATACACTATATAAATCTAAATTTTTTAATTTATCTATAATTTTTTAGGCATAAAAGAAAGGCAAAATATCCTTTATTTCCTATTAAACTCATAAATTTTTATATTTGCATCTTTTTTAAGAGTAATAACAAACCCCGATAAATTTTCAATTTAATATTATAAAATCACAAGAATAACAAAAAAATATTATGGTAATATGAAAAATATTAAAATTATAATATTGCCATAATAAAAACTCAAAATTTTTTATGATTTAATATTATCAAGTTCCAAGTATAGATAATATAGAAATATGAAAATTTATAAAAATAGTATTAAAATATTTAAATTGTTTTTACTTTCTTAACAACTCTTATTCCAAAAATTTCAGTCTCAGGATAATTTCCAGTTTCATCTTTTTCAACACTTTTGACCATATCCCATATAGTTAATAATGCAATAGTAACTCCAGTTAATGCCTCCATCTCTATTCCAGTTTTGTATGTAGTTTTAACTTTACAAATTGCTTTTATTTTATCTTCAAATATTTCAAAATCTATATTTACTGAAGTTATGGGTAGAGGATGACACATAGGAATCAATTCATAAGTTTTTTTTACAGATAGAATTCCAGCAATCTGAGCAGTAGTTAAAACATTACCTTTTTTAATTTTTTGTTCCTTTATCAATTTGATAGTTTCTACTTTTAATTTTATGTATCCTTCTGCAATACATTCTCTATAAACATCTTCTTTTTTGGAGATATCTACCATCTTTACTCCTTTATCATTAACATGGGTTAGCATTTAATCACCATTAAATTAGCATTAAGTTAATTATTTTGGTTGAATAATATTAAATATTATAGTTATATTTTTATAGATTTATAGATATATTCATATATGTAATTTTATATTTTATACTTAATTGGTGATAGTCATGGATGAAAAGGCAAAATTAATGAGATGTATAATTAAAAGAATTTTAGAAGAATATGAAAAAAATAAATCTTTAAATAAAAAAAGAATAGAACAAATTAAAGCAGAATGTTTAAGAATTTATAAATTGGGAATTGGACATCCTTCCAATTCTGAAATTTTGCAGTATGCTACAGAAGAAGAAAAAAAATTGCTAATTCCTATATTGAGGAAGAAACCTGTTAGAACAATTTCAGGAGTAGCTGTTGTAGCAGTTATGACTTCTCCAGAAAAATGTCCTCATGGAAAATGTATATTCTGTCCGGGAGGAGTAGGGAGTGTATTTGGAGATGTCCCACAAAGTTATACTGGGAGAGAGCCAGCAACTATGCGAGGTTTAATGTTTAACTTCGACCCATATTTACAAACAAAAGCAAGAATTGAGCAGTTAGAAAAAGTAGGACATCCAACGAACAAAATAGAACTTATAATAATGGGTGGAACATTTCCAGCGAGAGAGATATCTTATCAAGATTGGTTTATTAAAAGATGCTTAGACGCTATGAATAAAGTTGAAGCAAAAAGTTTAGAAGAGGCTCAAAAAATTAACGAAACGGCAGAGCATAGATGCGTAGCTCTTTGCATTGAAACAAGACCAGATTACTGTGGAGAGAAAGAGATAAATCAAATGTTAAAATTAGGAACTACAAGAGTAGAGTTGGGTGTTCAAACAATTTACAATGAAATTTTAGAATTTTGTAAAAGAGGGCATACAGTTGAAGATACCATAAAGGCAACTCAATTGTTAAAAGATAGTGGTTTAAAAGTGTCATATCACTTAATGCCCGGAATGCCTGGCTCTAATATAGAAATGGATAAAAAAATGTTTAAAGAAATTTTTACTAATCCAGATTTTATGCCAGATATGGTTAAAATCTATCCTTGTTTGGTTATAGAAGGGACTGAACTTTATGAGATGTGGAAGAGAGGAGAGTATAAGCCATACAGAGAAGAGGAGGCTATTGAGGTTATAAGTTATGCCAAATCAATAATGCCTAAGTGGGTTAGAACTTCAAGAATTCAGAGGGATATTCCTGCCACAGTAATAGTTGATGGAGTAAAAAAGAGCAACTTAGGAGAGTTAGTTTATAAGTATATGGAAAAACATGGAATTAAGTGTAGATGTATAAGATGCAGAGAAGTAGGACATGTGATGTATAAAAAAGGAATAATGCCTGATTTAGATTATATAAAGTTATGTAGAGAGGAATATGAAGCAAGTGGTGGAACTGAAATATTTTTATCTTTTGAAGATGTAAAAAATGATATATTAATAGCATTTTTAAGATTGAGGGTTCCATATAAACCATTTAGAAAAGAGATTGATGATAATACTATGTTAGTTAGACAACTTCATGTATGTGGTCAAGAGAAACCATTAACTAAGGATTTGAAAGAAATTACTTGGCAACATAAAGGATATGGAAGAAAACTCTTAGAGGAGGCAGAAAGAATTGCTAAAGAGGAATTTGGTAAAAAGAAAATTTTAATAACGAGTGGCATAGGTGTTAGAGAATATTATAGAAAGTTAGGATATGAAAAAATTGGAGTTTATATGGGCAAATACTTAGAATAAATGATACAATGAGGGGGAGATATAAGTTATCATCTATTTTTATTTTTTTACTTATAAATTCAAAGAATGCCGCAAGTAGTGAGACAAAAATTCCATAAATTCCATAAAATGGAAATAATATCAAAGATGATGATATAAAAAATGCCAAAAATCCCTCAATTGTTTTATCGAAATATTTTACTCTAATTTTTCCATTTATTCCAATAATTGTGGCTAATGAATCTCCAACAGCAAATACTAAGGTTCCAAAAAATATTGCCTTTATATCGTTAATAAAAATTAAAGATATTAATAAACCAACAGCAAAATATATAGCCCCTTCTCCATTTTCACCTTCTCTTTTACATAGATTTAGTAAATCTGAAATTATTGGAATATAGAATTTTTTGCATAAAAAATATAAGAAAATCCCTACTATTATACTGACAAATAAAGGGATTATTAAAAGTTTTTTAAATACCAATACTGAAAAAGATATTAAAACCCCAACGATTAAATGAATTGTTTGTCTATATATCTCTCTCAAACTTTCAACCTTTTTTATTTTTAATTTCTATTTAACAAAAAACATTTTTATATTATTTATCCTATAATTAAAATATTTACACTTAAAAACTATGTAGGTGAATCTTAATGGATTTAAAAAAATTCTTAATATTATTTATTCCAATGGTAGTAATCGTTGGACTTTCTGGATGTTTAGAGCCTCCAAAAGTTGAAGTTATTGAATATAAAATACAATCAGTTAATATGAACAATACTAAATTTACTATTAAAGTTTTAGTAGACAATCCATATCCTATTGGAGTAACAATCAATAAAATTTCCTTAGATATTTATGCTTTAGTTGATGGAGACAAAATTCACTTAGGACATGGAGAACAGGATAATATTAAAATATCCTCAGGAAACTCAACATTTGAACTTCCAATAATAATATCTAATGAAAAAATTGCCGAGGCTGTTCTTAAAAGTAAAAGTACTAAGTTACCAGTTGAAATCAAAGGAAATATATCGATTAATTTAATAGTTACAACAGTTAATATTCCAATAGATATTAAAAGAGAGATTGATTGATGTTTCAGGAGTAATTTCACAAAGCATAAAGAACGAAATTGCATCATCTTTAAATAATATTCAACAAATGAAACAAACTGATTAATAATTTTTTATTTAATTTTTTTACCTTTACTCTTTTATAATTTCAACTCCATATCTAACAACATTATCCTTCATTAAATAATCTCTAAATTCGCATATTTTATAAGTGGTTTCCATAATTTTTTTTGAATAATTGACATCTACCAAAGTGTTTAAAAATGCTCTTAAATCGTAGGGATTTTTAATTTGGTATTTATTTTCAGCATCCGTAGAAATTACAACTGGAACATCATACTTTTTTGCTAATTTTAAGTTATTTCTAAAAAATAGTAATGTTCTCGCCCTTTCATAACCATCTTTACTTAAAAGATTTTTTAAATTTATTTCAATAGCCACTCTGTGCGTTGATGCCAATCTTGCCAATACATGGTCTATTCCGCTATCTTTTCTACCCAATTCAGGAGTTGATAATATATCTACATCGTGCATTTCCACAGATGCTCTATTTATTTTTAAAATTCCTCCTTCAACTAATATTATATGACATTTATTTCTAAACTTCTTTACCTTTTTTCTCAATTCTTTAGGATTCTCTGTTTTTATTTTCACTCCTGAATAAACTTTTAATTTATAACTTTCACCAATAGATTTTACCTTCTCAAATAATTCTTTGTCAAATTCATAATCATACTGATAAAAAACAAATCCGTTCCATTTTAACTCTTTTAGCATTTTAATATCTTCTTCATCTTTTATTCTATTAATGTCAATTCTCATATTATCACAAAGTTTATTTAACTCTTACAACTTTGTTATCTTCTTTTTTGTAAATTCCTACTGCATCAATGCTATTTTCCAACATTGCAAAGGTTATATCTTTTTCATATCCAAGATTTTTTAAATTTTTAGCAGACGATGATTCTAAGATTAAAGACATCCAGTCATATTTTGTTAATTCTACTGCCACTTTAGTAAATTCGTCATACTCTCTATTGAGATATTTAGCAATAATTCCACAGCCAATAAAATCGTCTATTGAAAAATTGTTTTCTCTATGACATGGAACTAAACTGACATTTTCAAAATCTTTAACTGTTTCAGCGACATACTTTGCATTAACTATCGCTCCTATAAAAATATATTTAGAGTTTAAGTTTTTTAAAACTCTCGTTCCATTTGTCGTTGATAATATAACCTTTTCTCCATTTTCATATCTTTCCTTTATAATATCTTTATTTGCTAAAATCTCTGTTGGGGAGTTTCCAAAATCAAAATCTTCTATTTTTCTGCCCTTTCTCTCTCCAATGTATATGGTATTTTCTTCTTCTCTCTGTGTAGATGTAGTTATATATACCTCATCGATAAATGATAGAAGAGTTACTATTGTAGTTGATGCTCTTAAAACATCTACAACTATTGCTATATCATAACATTTATGATCAGCAAATTTATTACATAAAGTTATCATATCTATCCCATCATTTTTTATTTTATATATAAGGAGTATAAAAAGGAGGGATATGTTTTGATTTTAGATGGGTTTTTGCAGATTGTAGGTTTGATAACATTAACAGTATTTATATTAATAATTATAGTATCCATCTTAATTTTAATTATCGGATATATATTATTAAAAAAAGATAGGTTGATATTTCCAAATTTGGCTTTATTTTTAATGGATAATTTTTATTCGATACTATTAAAAGTTTTTCTATTAATTGGGACAGAAGATACTTCTTATAGAGTAGGAATAGAATTTTACAATAAATATTATGAAGATGCATTTAAAAAAGCAAAAAATAAGGTTTTGGTTCTTCCACACTGTTTAAGAGATTCAAAATGTCCTGCTAAATTAACTCCTAATGGTGTTGAATGCATATTCTGTGGGAGATGTAAAATAGGAGACATTATAAAAGTGGCAAAGGAAATTAATTACAAAGTTTATATAGTTCCAGGCTCTACATTCTTAAAGAGAATTTTAAAAGAAGAAAAGCCAGATGCTGTGTTTGGTGTTGCGTGCAATAGAGATTTATTTTATGGAATGAATATGTTATCAAGAAAAGGAATTCCTTCACAAGGACAACCTTTATTAAGGGATGGGTGTATAAATACTTTGGTTGATGTTGATGAACTCATATCAAGATTAAAATCATTATAATAAATTAAGGTGAAAATAAATGTTATCAAAAATAAAAGATTCAATAAATTCATTAAGAGGAATTACTGAGAAGAAATTGGAAAAGAAGGATGGAACCAAATACATAATGTTTGGAGGTAAGGGAGGAGTTGGAAAGACAACAATGAGTGCTGCAACAGGAGTTTATTTAGCTCAGAAAGGATTAAAGGTTGTTATTGTCTCAACAGACCCAGCACATTCTTTAAGAGATATATTTGAGCAA
The Methanocaldococcus sp. DNA segment above includes these coding regions:
- a CDS encoding LEA type 2 family protein; this translates as MDLKKFLILFIPMVVIVGLSGCLEPPKVEVIEYKIQSVNMNNTKFTIKVLVDNPYPIGVTINKISLDIYALVDGDKIHLGHGEQDNIKISSGNSTFELPIIISNEKIAEAVLKSKSTKLPVEIKGNISINLIVTTVNIPIDIKREID
- the moaC gene encoding cyclic pyranopterin monophosphate synthase MoaC, which encodes MLTHVNDKGVKMVDISKKEDVYRECIAEGYIKLKVETIKLIKEQKIKKGNVLTTAQIAGILSVKKTYELIPMCHPLPITSVNIDFEIFEDKIKAICKVKTTYKTGIEMEALTGVTIALLTIWDMVKSVEKDETGNYPETEIFGIRVVKKVKTI
- the comB gene encoding 2-phosphosulfolactate phosphatase, producing the protein MITLCNKFADHKCYDIAIVVDVLRASTTIVTLLSFIDEVYITTSTQREEENTIYIGERKGRKIEDFDFGNSPTEILANKDIIKERYENGEKVILSTTNGTRVLKNLNSKYIFIGAIVNAKYVAETVKDFENVSLVPCHRENNFSIDDFIGCGIIAKYLNREYDEFTKVAVELTKYDWMSLILESSSAKNLKNLGYEKDITFAMLENSIDAVGIYKKEDNKVVRVK
- the rnp3 gene encoding ribonuclease P protein component 3, with translation MRIDINRIKDEEDIKMLKELKWNGFVFYQYDYEFDKELFEKVKSIGESYKLKVYSGVKIKTENPKELRKKVKKFRNKCHIILVEGGILKINRASVEMHDVDILSTPELGRKDSGIDHVLARLASTHRVAIEINLKNLLSKDGYERARTLLFFRNNLKLAKKYDVPVVISTDAENKYQIKNPYDLRAFLNTLVDVNYSKKIMETTYKICEFRDYLMKDNVVRYGVEIIKE
- a CDS encoding tRNA uridine(34) 5-carboxymethylaminomethyl modification radical SAM/GNAT enzyme Elp3, encoding MDEKAKLMRCIIKRILEEYEKNKSLNKKRIEQIKAECLRIYKLGIGHPSNSEILQYATEEEKKLLIPILRKKPVRTISGVAVVAVMTSPEKCPHGKCIFCPGGVGSVFGDVPQSYTGREPATMRGLMFNFDPYLQTKARIEQLEKVGHPTNKIELIIMGGTFPAREISYQDWFIKRCLDAMNKVEAKSLEEAQKINETAEHRCVALCIETRPDYCGEKEINQMLKLGTTRVELGVQTIYNEILEFCKRGHTVEDTIKATQLLKDSGLKVSYHLMPGMPGSNIEMDKKMFKEIFTNPDFMPDMVKIYPCLVIEGTELYEMWKRGEYKPYREEEAIEVISYAKSIMPKWVRTSRIQRDIPATVIVDGVKKSNLGELVYKYMEKHGIKCRCIRCREVGHVMYKKGIMPDLDYIKLCREEYEASGGTEIFLSFEDVKNDILIAFLRLRVPYKPFRKEIDDNTMLVRQLHVCGQEKPLTKDLKEITWQHKGYGRKLLEEAERIAKEEFGKKKILITSGIGVREYYRKLGYEKIGVYMGKYLE
- a CDS encoding DUF116 domain-containing protein, giving the protein MLDGFLQIVGLITLTVFILIIIVSILILIIGYILLKKDRLIFPNLALFLMDNFYSILLKVFLLIGTEDTSYRVGIEFYNKYYEDAFKKAKNKVLVLPHCLRDSKCPAKLTPNGVECIFCGRCKIGDIIKVAKEINYKVYIVPGSTFLKRILKEEKPDAVFGVACNRDLFYGMNMLSRKGIPSQGQPLLRDGCINTLVDVDELISRLKSL